A genomic region of Bactrocera dorsalis isolate Fly_Bdor chromosome 3, ASM2337382v1, whole genome shotgun sequence contains the following coding sequences:
- the LOC105230200 gene encoding cytochrome P450 6a9 — translation MSAFAFLIAVLLALLSFIYYLLQRRMNYWRYRGIPHDAPHFFAGNLKGLMKTRSFAEILREIYTHHRGSGPFCGYYLFQRPAVLVLDRALIKSILIKDFSNFADRGIFHNEKDDPLTGHLFRLDGKQWRGLRNKLTPTFTSGKMKFMFPTILKVADQLMVAVEKRLASDEHVWDWKEMMACFTTDVIGNCAFGIECNSLQDPNAEFRVMGRKLIGSRRHGPLINAFINSFPNMARRLRMAIMPQEITDFFLRIVRENIEYRERNGVHGNDFMSILMELNKGKHLKSENDQLRALSVSEMTAQAFVFFVAGFETSSTTLAFALYELALQTDLQERLRKEIEETIQRHNDEFTYECMEDMQYMKQVLSETQRKYPIAPNLMRQAAADYVVPGHPKYVIRKGMMVTIPTIGIHYDPEIYPDPEKFDPERFSVEAVKLRDSVDWLPFGDGPRNCIGMRFGQMQMRVGLTYLLRRYKFTPCAQTQIPMEFQKTFPLFPQGGIHLKVEPIETRT, via the exons ATGTCGGCGTTTGCATTTTTAATAGCCGTGCTGTTGGCGTTGCTCTCTTTTATTTACTATTTGCTGCAACGGCGCATGAATTATTGGCGCTACCGAGGCATACCGCACGATGCGCCACACTTTTTCGCCGGCAACTTGAAGGGTTTGATGAAAACGCGCAGTTTCGCCGAAATTTTGCGTGAAATATACACACATCATCGCGGTTCGGGTCCTTTCTGCGGCTATTATTTGTTTCAACGCCCCGCCGTTTTGGTGTTGGATCGAGCGCTCATTAAAAGCATACTCATCAAGGATTTCAGTAATTTTGCCGATCGCGGCATTTTCCACAACGAAAAGGATGACCCGCTCACCGGCCATCTCTTTCGCTTGGATGGTAAACAATGGCGCGGATTGCGTAATAAGCTGACACCAACCTTCACTTCGGGCAAAATGAAATTCATGTTTCCCACGATATTGAAGGTGGCCGATCAGCTGATGGTCGCCGTTGAGAAACGCTTGGCCAGCGACGAGCATGTGTGGGACTGGAAGGAGATGATGGCATGTTTCACCACCGATGTGATTGGCAACTGCGCTTTTGGCATCGAATGCAACAGCCTGCAAGACCCCAATGCGGAGTTTCGTGTTATGGGACGCAAGCTAATTGGGTCGCGTCGGCACGGGCCACTTATTAACGCCTTCATTAATAGTTTTCCGAATATGGCGCGTCGTCTACGTATGGCCATAATGCCGCAGGAGATTACAGACTTCTTTTTGCGCATCGTGCGTGAGAATATCGAATATCGTGAGCGTAATGGGGTGCACGGCAATGACTTTATGAGTATTTTGATGGAACTCAATAAGGGTAAACACTTGAAGAGCGAAAACGATCAGTTGCGCGCGTTGAGTGTGAGCGAGATGACAGCACAGGCATTTGTGTTTTTCGTTGCCGGTTTTGAGACCTCGTCCACAACATTGGCATTTGCGCTGTACGAATTGGCATTACAAACCGATTTACAAGAGCGTCTGCGTAAAGAGATCGAGGAGACTATACAGCGGCATAACGATGAGTTCACCTATGAGTGCATGGAAGACATGCAATATATGAAACAGGTGCTCTCTG AGACTCAGCGGAAATATCCGATTGCACCGAATTTGATGCGTCAAGCGGCTGCTGATTACGTGGTGCCCGGCCATCCCAAATATGTGATCAGGAAGGGCATGATGGTCACCATACCCACAATTGGCATACACTACGACCCGGAAATTTATCCGGATCCCGAGAAATTCGATCCGGAACGTTTCTCCGTGGAGGCGGTGAAATTACGCGACTCTGTCGATTGGCTGCCCTTCGGCGACGGTCCGCGAAATTGTATTGGCATGCGCTTCGGCCAAATGCAAATGCGCGTCGGCTTAACTTATTTGCTGCGTCGGTATAAATTTACACCTTGCGCACAGACGCAAATTCCAATGGAGTTCCAGAAGACTTTCCCCTTGTTTCCGCAAGGCGGCATTCATCTGAAGGTTGAGCCAATAGAAACACGCACGTAA
- the LOC105230199 gene encoding probable cytochrome P450 317a1: protein MWWVWLIVGVVLAVFVIFVITPLILICYKRNYWRWHQVPFEAPAPEFEILQRLLGLRPTLEWEELEHYDSLYRTFKGRSPFCGFYHHLQPRALILDRELIMQILIKNFSNFNDRGIYHNSKDDPLSADLYSRRGNEWKEMRLRLEPIFGKDEMRHLYDGLRDSSAEWLNGFDQLVRDERAHSGYIEIRTQMRRYVLASLAACVFDLNAQRQQKYPLDVFDDMTQLENTTSRHSEFANAVLRRYPRLSKKLKLRTTSKVVEDYFIGLIDEVVTEREKSGIEKKDYLQMLINLMQQELSTHEVQDQTMKELREHLMDELAAHAITFLKAGLRPTTHTITYVLYELALNEPIQQQLRDEVEEALQRHNNELSYDCIRELKFLGQVISETIRMHPIVPYLIRRTLTDFPVPNNNKYTLPKNMFIIVPTHAIHNDAEYYPEPFIFKPERFGRGDNKRRDMCMWLGFGEGPRSCIGLHFAQLMMRLLIAQLITRYHFSVDRTRLMVKPQNVIRLRVDPLNEEPEGREAEVVI, encoded by the exons ATGTGGTGGGTTTGGTTAATTGTTGGTGTTGTGCTGGCAGTGTTCGTCATTTTCGTCATTACGCCACTCATACTCATCTGCTACAAGCGCAACTACTGGCGTTGGCATCAGGTGCCCTTCGAAGCTCCCGCACCGGAATTTGAAATCCTGCAGCGCTTGCTCGGATTGCGGCCGACACTGGAATGGGAGGAGCTGGAGCACTATGATTCACTGTATCGCACTTTCAAGGGCCGAAGTCCATTTTGCGGTTTTTATCACCACCTGCAGCCGCGTGCACTCATACTCGACCGCGAATTGATTATGCAGATACTAATCAAGAACTTCTCGAATTTCAACGATCGCGGCATCTACCACAACAGCAAAGACGATCCGCTCTCTGCCGATTTATACAGCCGACGCGGTAACGAGTGGAAAGAGATGCGTTTGCGACTAGAGCCGATCTTCGGCAAAGATGAAATGCGCCACCTGTACGATGGTTTGCGCGATTCGTCCGCCGAGTGGCTGAACGGTTTCGATCAGCTGGTGCGAGATGAGCGCGCACACAGCGGTTACATTGAAATACGTACACAAATGCGTCGGTATGTGTTAGCCAGTTTGGCAGCATGTGTTTTCGATTTGAACGCGCAACGCCAGCAGAAATATCCGCTCGATGTTTTCGATGATATGACTCAGCTGGAAAATACGACATCACGTCATAGTGAGTTTGCGAATGCTGTTTTACGCCGCTACCCGCGTTTAAGTAAGAAACTCAAGCTGCGCACCACCTCAAAGGTAGTAGAAGACTATTTCATAGGGCTCATCGACGAAGTGGTCACGGAGCGCGAAAAGAGTGGCATCGAAAAGAAAGACTATCTCCAAATGCTGATCAACTTAATGCAGCAGGAATTGAGTACGCACGAAGTGCAAGATCAAACAATGAAGGAGCTTCGGGAACACTTGATGGACGAGTTGGCGGCGCATGCGATTACGTTTCTTAAAGCCGGCTTACGTCCCACCACACACACTATTACATATGTCTTATATGAGTTGGCTTTAAACGAACCCATACAGCAGCAGTTGCGTGACGAGGTGGAAGAAGCTTTACAACGCCACAACAATGAGCTCTCGTACGACTGCATACGTGAGCTCAAGTTTCTGGGTCAAGTCATATCAG AGACCATACGCATGCATCCGATCGTACCCTATCTAATACGACGCACACTCACCGACTTCCCCGTGCcgaataacaacaaatatacgCTACCCAAAAATATGTTCATCATCGTACCGACACATGCCATACACAACGATGCCGAATACTATCCCGAGCCGTTCATATTCAAACCGGAACGCTTCGGTCGCGGCGACAACAAGCGACGCGACATGTGTATGTGGTTGGGCTTCGGCGAGGGTCCACGCAGCTGCATTGGCCTGCATTTTGCGCAGCTTATGATGCGCCTACTGATAGCACAATTGATCACGCGTTACCACTTCAGTGTGGATCGTACGCGTTTGATGGTCAAACCACAGAATGTGATTAGACTGCGTGTGGACCCGCTCAATGAGGAGCCGGAGGGCAGGGAGGCTGAAGTGGTCATTTAG
- the LOC105230212 gene encoding cytochrome P450 6a2, producing MYTANLSFILTWKMVIFTLFVLNFTITLTLVLFASVVALLTAMTYFFWRRMNYWQEHGIPHDKPSYLYGSFRGLTKLYGFSDILRSMYQRYKHTGPFCGYYFFQRPAVMILDTELVKNILIKDFSNFSDRGLFHNEKDDPLTGHLFFVDGKKWHVLHGKLSSTFSECKVRGMFPCVRDIAQQMISTLDQLLERNANVEVKELMGRYTTDVIGKCALGIECNSLANPNAECRAIGRRIFTDRRHGLLVSGLIQGFPQLAQKLHMATIHPDIEKFFMRLVRENVEYREKYNVHGNDFMELLMELNKGAKLRYDKNDEFKGLTVEEMTAQAFFFFAAGSEKSSSTLSFALYELAMQPELQDRLRCEINETLCQHDNKLCFESLNEMAYMKQVIAETLRKYPILPHLARQALHDYVVPGHPKYVIPAGTLVTIPVVGIHYDPEIYPDPERFDPERFTPELVKARNKVEWLPFGDGPRKCIGFRFGHMEIRVALTFLLQKYRFSLSAQTVEPVEVSKSFSVIPRNGIFLKVERI from the exons ATGTATACAGCTAATTTAAGTTTCATACTCACTTGGAAGATGGTTATATTCACTTTGTTCGTTTTGAATTTCACAATAACTCTGACGCTTGTGCTTTTTGCCAGCGTTGTGGCTTTGCTTACCGCGATGACCTATTTTTTCTGGCGTCGCATGAATTACTGGCAGGAACATGGCATACCACACGACAAGCCCAGCTATTTGTATGGCAGTTTTCGTGGTTTGACCAAGCTATACGGCTTTTCGGATATCTTACGTTCAATGTACCAGCGTTACAAGCACACTGGTCCATTCTGTggctattatttttttcaacgtCCCGCCGTGATGATATTGGATACAGAGCTTGTGAAAAATATACTGATTAAGGACTTTTCAAACTTCAGTGATCGTGGTCTATTCCATAATGAGAAAGACGATCCTTTAACGGGTCATTTGTTCTTCGTCGATGGTAAAAAATGGCATGTGTTGCATGGTAAACTCTCATCGACGTTCAGCGAGTGCAAAGTGCGTGGCATGTTTCCGTGTGTGCGCGATATCGCACAGCAAATGATCAGTACGCTTGATCAGCTGTTGGAGCGCAACGCCAATGTGGAAGTCAAAGAACTGATGGGTCGCTACACGACCGATGTGATTGGCAAGTGTGCTTTGGGCATTGAATGCAATAGTTTGGCGAATCCAAATGCTGAGTGTCGTGCAATTGGGCGACGCATTTTCACCGATCGTCGTCATGGTCTCTTAGTGTCTGGGCTTATACAAGGGTTCCCGCAATTGGCACAAAAGCTGCATATGGCTACAATACATCCGGACATAGAGAAGTTCTTCATGCGTTTGGTGCGCGAGAATGTGGAATATCGTGAAAAGTACAATGTGCATGGTAATGACTTCATGGAATTACTGATGGAGCTGAATAAGGGTGCAAAATTAAGGTATGATAAAAATGATGAATTTAAGGGTCTGACTGTGGAGGAGATGACAGCGCAAGCGTTTTTCTTCTTTGCTGCAGGTTCCGAAAAGTCATCATCGACGCTCTCATTTGCTCTGTATGAGCTGGCTATGCAACCCGAGCTGCAGGACCGCCTACGTTGCGAAATCAATGAGACGTTGTGTCAACACGACAACAAACTGTGCTTTGAGTCACTGAACGAGATGGCATATATGAAGCAAGTGATAGCAG AAACCTTACGTAAGTACCCGATATTACCACATCTGGCACGTCAAGCTCTGCATGATTATGTCGTGCCCGGCCATCCAAAGTACGTTATACCGGCTGGCACATTAGTTACGATACCCGTGGTGGGCATACATTATGATCCCGAGATATATCCTGATCCAGAAAGATTCGATCCAGAGCGCTTCACACCGGAGCTGGTAAAGGCTCGTAACAAGGTTGAGTGGTTACCCTTTGGGGATGGGCCGCGCAAGTGTATTGGCTTTCGCTTCGGTCATATGGAAATTCGCGTCGCTCTGACATTCTTGCTGCAAAAGTATCGTTTCTCACTGAGCGCACAAACCGTTGAGCCGGTAGAGGTTAGCAAATCTTTTTCCGTTATTCCCAGAAACGGCATCTTCTTGAAAGTGGAACGCATTTAG
- the LOC105230202 gene encoding probable cytochrome P450 6a21 isoform X1, whose amino-acid sequence MAITQILLLLVLGLVSYFAYWFRKRMNTWQDLGIACDKPNYLLGNLVGMRKTRSFADIGRSTYSKFKGTGPFCGFYWFHRPAVFVLETSLAKAVLIKEFNKFTDRGFYTNPDDDPLSGHLFALDGHKWRAMRNKLSPTFTSGKMKQMFPTVTRVAAELVNVYNEAVNGERRSTLEVRDSLGRYTTDVIGSCAFGIDCNSLKNPNDPFRQMGRRVFTDQRHGPLALALIILFPKLSRRLHIKITPDHITDFYMRIVRENIAYREANNIKRHDFFDMLMDLKNNKMMKSEDGQAMMNITVEELAAQAFVFMVAGFETSSTTMGFALYELAQREDLQQRARQEVVEVLQKHNGEFTYECMNEMVYLNQVISETLRKHTILPLLVRECLEDYQVPDQPKYEIKKGTLVIIPAVGIHYDEDYYPNPEEFNPDHFTPEKVALRDSIEWLPFGDGPRNCVGLRFGLMQTRVGLAYLLKNFKFSVSEKTQIPIKYSKESFVSMAEGDIYLSVEKLAA is encoded by the exons ATGGCAATAACGCAAATTCTATTACTCCTAGTCTTGGGGCTTGTGAGTTACTTTGCGTATTGGTTTCGGAAGCGCATGAATACTTGGCAGGATCTTGGAATCGCATGCGATAAGCCTAACTATTTGCTGGGCAATTTGGTAGGAATGCGCAAAACACGTTCATTCGCGGATATAGGACGTTCAACATATAGTAAATTCAAAGGTACGGGACCGTTTTGTGGTTTTTACTGGTTTCATCGTCCTGCAGTTTTCGTACTGGAAACCAGCCTTGCTAAAGCTGTACTCATCAAGGAATTCAATAAGTTCACGGATCGCGGTTTCTACACGAATCCAGATGATGATCCACTCTCAGGGCATCTCTTTGCTTTGGACGGTCATAAATGGCGTGCCATGCGCAATAAGCTCTCACCAACATTCACTTCTGGCAAAATGAAGCAAATGTTTCCGACAGTTACTAGAGTGGCCGCAGAGCTCGTGAATGTATATAATGAGGCCGTGAACGGTGAACGGCGTTCTACATTAGAAGTGCGCGATTCTCTTGGGCGCTACACCACTGACGTGATTGGTTCATGCGCTTTTGGTATCGACTGCAACAGCTTGAAAAATCCCAATGATCCATTCCGTCAGATGGGTAGGCGTGTGTTCACAGATCAGCGTCATGGTCCATTAGCGCTGGCATTAATTATCCTATTTCCCAAATTGTCTCGACgtttacatattaaaataacaCCCGATCACATTACGGACTTCTACATGCGCATTGTTCGTGAAAATATTGCATATCGTGAGGCGAATAACATTAAACGTCATGACTTTTTCGATATGCTGATGgatctgaaaaataataaaatgatgaAATCGGAGGACGGTCAGGCTATGATGAATATAACAGTTGAAGAGCTGGCGGCGCAAGCATTTGTATTTATGGTAGCCGGGTTTGAGACCTCGTCGACAACCATGGGCTTTGCGCTTTACGAGTTGGCACAGCGTGAGGACTTACAGCAGCGTGCGCGACAGGAAGTTGTTGAAGTACTGCAGAAACATAATGGTGAATTCACTTATGAGTGTATGAACGAAATGGTTTACTTGAACCAAGTGATATCAG AAACACTACGTAAGCATACAATATTGCCACTGTTGGTTCGAGAATGTTTGGAGGACTATCAAGTGCCCGACCAACCCAAATATGAAATTAAGAAGGGCACATTGGTGATAATTCCGGCTGTAGGTATACACTACGACGAGGACTATTATCCCAATCCAGAAGAGTTTAATCCCGACCACTTTACACCCGAAAAGGTGGCGCTGCGCGATTCCATTGAGTGGCTGCCCTTCGGCGATGGTCCACGCAATTGCGTTGGGCTGCGTTTCGGTCTTATGCAGACACGAGTTGGCTTGGCTTACTTGTTAAAGAACTTCAAGTTTAGTGTTAGCGAAAAAACACAGATCCCCATCAAATACAGCAAGGAATCTTTTGTGTCGATGGCTGAGGGTGATATTTACCTGAGTGTTGAAAAGTTGGCTGCTTGA
- the LOC105230201 gene encoding cytochrome P450 6a8-like isoform X2 — MAVTEILLSIILAAVAAFIYIAHRNLTYWQRKGIPHDSPHWIHGNLNGVTKTMSFAEAFTKVYRRHLGSGPFCGLYFLQKPTVLVLTPELTKQVLIKDFNNFSERGLYVNEKDDPITGHLFLLQSQKWRVMRNKLTPTFTSGQMKFMFPTVVSVAEQFVETLNGDIKKSNVIEIKDLLARFTTDVIGSCAFGIECNSLKNPDAIFRQMGRRVFTDRRHSNFVNSMISAAPNVARKLHVRMTPDAISDFFLRIVREAVDYRGKKNVQRNDFLNILIELNKGKLKFDDKNEEKGLTLEEMTAQAFVFFVAGFETSSSTLTFLLYELALNPDIQKRLREEIQEAVENHGGKVTYECVNSMSYMKQVVSETLRKYPIVPHLQRKALADYVVPGHPNYVIEKDTTVFIPVMAMHHDPEIYPDPEKFDPERFAPEEMKSRDPIYWLPFGDGPRNCIGLRFGQMQIRVALTYLLRNFEFSPCPETEIPLVFDPKQFLTATKSGIHLKVQSI; from the exons ATGGCAGTTACAGAAATTTTGTTGAGCATTATTTTGGCCGCCGTTGCGGCGTTCATTTATATAGCGCATCGTAACCTAACATATTGGCAACGGAAAGGCATCCCGCATGATTCGCCTCATTGGATTCATGGCAACCTAAATGGTGTTACAAAGACCATGAGTTTTGCCGAAGCTTTTACTAAAGTATATAGACGGCATTTGGGGTCGGGCCCCTTTTGCGGTCTTTACTTTCTCCAAAAGCCGACTGTCCTTGTGCTCACACCGGAGTTGACCAAGCAGGTGTTAATTAAAGACTTCAACAACTTCAGCGAACGTGGCCTGTATGTGAACGAGAAAGATGATCCCATCACTgggcatttgtttttgttacaaagTCAGAAATGGCGCGTAATGCGCAATAAATTAACACCCACCTTTACCTCTGGGCAAATGAAGTTCATGTTTCCTACTGTGGTTTCGGTGGCTGAGCAATTCGTTGAAACCTTAAATGGCGACATCAAGAAGAGTAACGTAATTGAGATCAAGGACCTGTTAGCACGTTTCACCACTGATGTGATTGGATCTTGTGCTTTTGGTATAGAATGTAACAGTCTCAAGAACCCTGATGCTATTTTCCGTCAAATGGGACGCCGTGTTTTTACTGATCGTCGTCATTCAAACTTCGTTAACAGCATGATATCGGCCGCTCCGAATGTGGCAAGAAAACTTCATGTTCGTATGACACCGGACGCGATAAGTGATTTCTTCTTGAGAATTGTACGTGAAGCAGTTGATTATAGAGGGAAGAAGAATGTGCAGCGTAATGATTTTTTGAACATTCTGATTGAATTAAACAAAGGAAAATTAAAGTTCGACGATAAAAACGAGGAGAAAGGGCTAACGTTGGAGGAGATGACGGCGCAagcgtttgtgttttttgtaGCTGGCTTTGAGACATCATCTTCGACTCTTACATTTTTACTCTATGAGTTGGCCCTAAATCCAGACATTCAAAAGCGCCTACGCGAAGAAATTCAAGAGGCGGTTGAAAATCATGGCGGTAAGGTGACCTATGAATGTGTAAATTCGATGTCTTATATGAAGCAGGTCGTATCAG AAACACTTCGTAAATATCCAATAGTACCACATTTGCAGCGTAAGGCTTTGGCCGATTATGTTGTGCCTGGACATCCAAACTATGTGATTGAAAAAGATACAACTGTATTCATACCAGTAATGGCAATGCATCATGATCCCGAGATTTACCCGGATCCCGAAAAATTCGACCCTGAACGTTTTGCACCAGAGGAAATGAAATCACGAGACCCCATCTATTGGCTGCCGTTCGGTGATGGCCCACGTAATTGTATTGGGTTGCGTTTTGGTCAAATGCAGATACGCGTCGCCCTGACATACTTATTACGTAACTTTGAATTTAGTCCTTGTCCGGAGACTGAGATTCCTTTGGTATTCGATCCCAAACAGTTTTTAACCGCAACTAAAAGTGGCATCCATCTGAAAGTACAGTCGATTTAA